From the genome of ANME-2 cluster archaeon:
AAATGAGAAATATCCAGCATCAGCCAATAATATTGTAGGCTTGTAACCCAATGTTGCCCATATGAGTTGTATCATTGGATCGACTTGATGCACATCATTTTCATCATCAACAAGATTAGCTGCAACAATCACCTGTTCCTTATCATCAACAGCAACCTGACCGTTATAGGATGGCTTTTTAGTGCCACCTTTATGTTTCATAATTTTAGCATCGTTATCGGTGACGTTTATTTTCTTAAGGTTTTCTTCTTCGAGTTTCTTTTTTGCAGCCTGGATTTTTTCCAATCTTTTTGTTTTATTCACCAATTCTTTTGGCATCTCATAAGGTGTTGAGTCACCGTATTTTTCATCTTCTTCCTTGTCAATTTCGATGCTTTCGTTAAGAATTTTATCAATTTCTTTGCGGATTTTAGCGATTTCTCTGTCAAGAGCTTTCGCATCTTTGCTTTGCCTTACAGAAGCATTTGCTTTGATCTTGGTTCCGTCAATAGATACTTTTCCGGCACCAAGCATACCCATTTCTTTACAAACTGTGACAACTTGAGTGAAAATATCTTTGATTGAATCAAGATGAGTTGAACGGAATCGGCAAATTGTTCTAAAATCTGGGTGTTGCATGGCTGTAAGATACATAAAAGCAGTGTCAGTAGATGTCATTTTTTGAATCTCTCTTGAGCTTCGAATAGTAATCATATATCCGTATAACAGAATTTTTAACATGAGTCGAGGGTGGTATGCAGGGGACCCATTTTCAGAATATGTGGATTCAATGGCAGTGATGTCAACTGCGTCTATGATGTCATTCAGTATTCTGGCTGTGTGGTTTTCTGGAACAAAACTATCTAATCTTAAAGGTAATAAAAACTGCTGCTGTTGGTCATATTTTTTGAACATGGCTATACCTCTATTTTATCTTCATAAAAAGTATACTTTTTAAGTAATGAATACAATAAAAGTACTTAAAGGCTTCTATTGATGTCGATAAGTGGATAAGGTGGAATGAAAAAAGTTGATTGATCTCGATGAATCATTCAAGGTGAAATACATTTGAAAACTATAAATCAAAACTTATGTGAGATATTATGTATAAATGTGAAAATTTGTTGATTTATCGGGGTTTTGGGACATCCTGTTTTGTATAGTTTTTCAATTGATTACAGTAGTAGCGGCGATTGATCCTGATCCTGCACCAGGCCAAGTATTATTCGGAGCTGATGAATATGAATTGGGGGATACAATAACAGTCATTTGTGAGGGGCAATTGTTAACTAATGATGAAATATGGCTTTTATATGATCCAACGGGACAAATAATTATGACTTATGATCCTGATGACAATATCATTATTGGCAATGAATATTTTTATCATGAAGCTGACATTTTGGGAACATGGCATGCTCAATTTTGGGCAAAAAGCTTATTTGGCTCATGGAATGTAATTTATGATTCCTACACAGAAGTTGTTGATACTACACCACCTGAAAGAGTAACTGGATTGCATCAAATAGATTCAACATTTTCATCAATTAGTTTTGCACATGGTACACCTTATGATTTATGTGGAATCGATTATTATTCTGCAGAATATAGAAAATCTGGGGAGACATCAAGTGATATAACACATTTCTATGGCAATCAAAACAAAATAACTGGACTACAATCCGGGACATTATATGAACTACGGGTGAGAGGAGTGGATATGTCTGGTAATCGAGGAGCGTGGAGTAATTATGTTACTATGTCAACAGTAAATAGTCGTCCGGTGGGTTCTATCAATTATATTACCCCATTAAACTCTTATGAGGGACAAAAAGTTTCATTTAAAGGAACAGGTACTGACACGGATGGAATAATAACATCCTATAGATGGTGGTCTGATAAAGATGGATATCTCAGTAATTCAAATACATTCAGCACAACTTCTCTTTCTCCTGGAAGTCATACAATCTTCTTTAAAGTTAAGGATAATGCGGGAGCATGGTCTGATGTAGTTTCAAGATCAATAACTGTGAATGAAATAACACCAAGTCCTTCAGTGAGTATTTCTTCGAGCAAAGAATATCCAGATAAGGATGAAAGTTATAAGGTTAAAGTATTGATTGAAAACAGCGGTGGTAGTGCCAGTGGAAAATTGTACTTTTATGAAAACAATGTGCTTTTACAGGTTCAAGATATCAGTGTTTCAAAAGGAAGTCAAATAAGTAGAA
Proteins encoded in this window:
- a CDS encoding fibronectin type III domain-containing protein yields the protein MITVVAAIDPDPAPGQVLFGADEYELGDTITVICEGQLLTNDEIWLLYDPTGQIIMTYDPDDNIIIGNEYFYHEADILGTWHAQFWAKSLFGSWNVIYDSYTEVVDTTPPERVTGLHQIDSTFSSISFAHGTPYDLCGIDYYSAEYRKSGETSSDITHFYGNQNKITGLQSGTLYELRVRGVDMSGNRGAWSNYVTMSTVNSRPVGSINYITPLNSYEGQKVSFKGTGTDTDGIITSYRWWSDKDGYLSNSNTFSTTSLSPGSHTIFFKVKDNAGAWSDVVSRSITVNEITPSPSVSISSSKEYPDKDESYKVKVLIENSGGSASGKLYFYENNVLLQVQDISVSKGSQISRTFTRSQSSPGKYDYKAEVVLRNGAGSRSSVKTGSVYVYPGTESINLDKNEYYYNQDTKSSKVALASALNIHPDLTYHVKWYNNVTLKYDLTLTEDESKRSIPGKVGDKIKVELTKPNGNVIDSDNAIIVVEPLNLKIGVIL